The Anopheles gambiae chromosome 2, idAnoGambNW_F1_1, whole genome shotgun sequence genomic sequence CGGACAAATTGCATTGCATTCGATCCGGCCACTGCAACACGCCCACACTCGTACGTccgttgcaaaaaaaaaacttgatttTGCTTGGTTCAAATCGCTCTCCGAAATGTGTGCCAATACTCGCCGCCCTCGCCGACACTTTCACCGCGTGCAGTCGATACTGCAAATTGCCGAAGATGAAACGTACGACAGCTTGCGGCTGATCAATGTCGAGCTGAACCGTATCTTTGGCCGGCCGGACACGATGTTCCTGCGGACGACGCCGAAACAGTTCCTGTTCGATGGTGTGCCGTTCTGCGTGAACGTGATCGGCATTGCGAAGGCAATCTGCAAGGAGATCGAGAAGCGCAACACCAAAACGATTCGCACCATGCCAGACGGGAGCCTAAGGTTTTCCTTCTTCAGCCATGTAGGTTGCGGCGACGGTTTGTGGAACAGTTTTGTGGATGTTTAACACTTAAACtgggttgtgtttgttttgcagaaaAACATGACGGACGATGGCATGTTCACGATCAACACGGGCATTAAGGATCCGTCCAGGACGCAAATGATTGAGCTGTGGAACGGTCGAACGACGCTCGACGTGTGGAACAATCGGAGCAGCGGGCTGTCCTCGTCCTGCAACAAGATACACGGAACGGACGGTTCCGGTTATCCACCGTTCCGGACCGGGGTGGAACGGATGACAATCTTTAGCACGGATATCTGCCGGTAAGGGTGGAAAATGTGCAGCaaattgcataaatttaggCGTTGTAGGAAAATATCTCGAataaacgcctaaatgtatgcaattctaggtaaaatgattcttttttaacattaaaaatgtatttcctTGTTAAACTTACAGCACAGTAGACATTAAACTGACCGGCTCGTCATCGTACGAGGGCATCCCAGCGCTACGGTACGAGATTGACAATAACTTCCTGCACGAAATAGGACCCGAGTACGGTAACGACTGTTACTGCGTCAACAAGATCCCGAAGTCGATCGTTAAAAGCAACGGCTGCCTGTACAAGGGTGCACTGGACCTGTCCAACTGTTTCGGTGAGTCGAGTTTGTCGCCTTTTTACAACCGGTAGAACATGTTTTATCTTTTGAAAAGGGGAAACGGCTGATGTTAAATATGATTATTGCAGTGCAATCTGGTTAATTTTCCACTCGATCGCTCGTGTTAAgtgttgtttcgttttacgcttgatttttcggtacaaaaaagggaacgTTTTCACAGCCAGAACGCCATTCAAGCCATTATTGCGCCACTCAACGCATCAGGCGTTGGAAGATGAAATATAGTTATTGACTTAATTGAGGCGGCTATCAGCACTATCTCGTGCGCCCCATTGATGCGTTGTAAACAATCAAAGACTTAAAGCCTGCTCTTATTAAATCGGCTTTCCTTATCCACCGGTGTGTAGTACAACTACGTCAGATCTCAATCACGCAAAGCATCGAACACGATAACAAACTAATTTACAGCTGCTTCCCTAGTGCCTGCCAATCCCTCTGATCGGTGGGTGTGAGAACACTTTGCACACGTTCACTGCCCCTACGGTTCTAGCGGCTCGTGCGTGGTGCCATTTAAAGTTATGCGTACCTGAAAAACCTGCGGAACAGGTTAAATAAGTTTCGCACTGCTACTGCTATTTTTACGCTTGAAAGGGtgtttccagttttttttttctagatgCATTCTCAATGTATTTGTGTGATAAAAACAGGCTTAGTCACGTACCTTCCCCCATGAGACGGGGATGTTTTATGAGGCTCTAACTTTTGCAAACAATCAGTCAATATAGATAACGCAACCGGCTGAGTATGCCGATAACGTTCGCCACCTttatgttcgtttttttgttttgcaacaaaTTATGTCGTATCGCGATCGCGTTACATCGATCGTAAGATCACCGATAGCAGCGCCTTCAACGGGTCGGACTGATTGAACTTTGGCTTTACGATATTTTTCCCACACATGCGCCTCTATAATGCGCCATTCAAACGCGCACCGGCCAACAACGCTATGACCGATCGTTTGGCCGATTGTTTGTCTGGCTCAAGGTGTGTAAACATTTGCTCAGCAGGGGAAAGAACTCTCGTAAAAACctcatcaaatgtcaaactgGTGACGGTGGAGCTGGGATTCAAGAATAATTCTTCGGTTTATCAATGCCTGCACATGACCGTATGCCACCGAATGCTGCCCAACCATTTAAGGTAATGATTTACGATCTTAAGGAGgcatccataaattacgtaaaataaaaaaaataatttagcGTTCCTCGCTCAAAAAACTGTATGTTTCACGTTCTTTCACAACTAGTTGAGCTGAATGAATTGCTGAAGATAAAGCTCATCTATAAATTACGTAACTGTTAGGCTCCATGTCTCTTTTAACCCCCTCGATTCCATTTTGGTTTGATAATTTTGGAAATTGTACGTAttaaaatggagcaaaaataGAATTTACCTCACGTAAATGAAGTAGCCTGGATTGTACTATGTACAAATATTAgtacattgaaaaaaaggtttttttttcgtttttatttattagttaTTTACTGTGATTTACGTTCCACAGCTCCAcagataatttaaaatatacatataaCTACACTTGATCAAGGAAGCAACGAATCGACATTTGTTGACACTTTTTCAGGCTTAAAGAATGATCAATCATGCTGTTAGCATGATTTGaagtttttgaataatttcacctgcatacaaaattaaattgatggaacatattgttttgtattatgCCAAAAGGGCCTGAAACCCTCTACGCCCTCTCACCTATACGCGTTACGTAATGTATGGACAGCCACCCATAAGAAGATTAAAATCTTGTGCTCTAACGTCATCAAACCAACATTTGGTCCCTATTTATGGGGAATTTCCTGTCGCATCATGTACGAAACCAGCGATGAGTGATCTTCTACCGAGCCGGCAGGTGTCAACTTATGCAAATCAACCCCCTTCGCCCAAAAGCATAAAGAACGGAACTGGTACGAATTGTTGTCTGCTGCGTAGCCTGTAATCAAAAACCCATCTCCTTTTTTGGCGTGATTCATTCgttggatttattttttttgctgcaagtGATCTTTGTTTCTCCCGCTAAATGTCACAAACTGGTTTGAATGTATAGaaagcaacaaataaaaacagcggagatttatttatctttttaaaaGGTGCTACCGAACAGACGCATTTAGAGTCTACTTTGGAACGATCGTTTTATACGCCCCGTTTTCGTTTAACCGGCCTGAAACCAGCGATTAAAGTCACTAAACTTTGCAGTGGTCACGACCGGTGGCagtgtggtggtggcggtggacaGCGTTGACGAGCTTTCGGTGGCAGTGCTTTCGGTTGCCCGCAGCCGGGAAGCGAACGGTTTGAACGTGTACACCGGCGCGGCGGTGCTGACGGCGGGACGGCGGCCGAAGTTGTTCAGATAGAACTCGTACAGGCTTGTGGTTGAAGGGGGCACCGTCGTCGAGACGGTGGATGGGCGGCTTGTTTTTACTGTCTGGCGTTGGGTAGACCTTaccttggtggtggtggtggctgtgaTGGTGGTCGTGCGAGGTACCGTACTCCAGCGCGGCAACTTTGTCGTACTTGTCCGTGACCTTGTCGTGCGCGATCGCGTGGTGGTTGGCATTGTCGTGATCGCtgccgttgtcgtcgtcgtcgtatcGTCGGGATCTTCGAAGCAACCGTCAATGTACCGGTCCGCTCGTCCCTTGCAGTACGGCCGGTACACGGCCCAAGCGTTAAACCCATCGCCCGACAGCCGCGTGTGCTCTTCGTAGATCGTCCTCATGCACTCCACGTCATCCGTCAGATCATTATCCTCCAGATCGGCACAGGACAGCCCGCAGACCCAACCCTTCCCGGGGGGCGAGCACCAGTAGATGTCGCTGATCTGAAACAGCCCGTGATCCTCACTGCCGTCCGCGTTCAGCCGCCCGATCGCTGACACATTGTAGCTCGACTCCCGGTGAGCGATGCAAACCCACGTGGCGATCTGGTCGTACGGCAGCCCGTGCCGATAGTACAGCTCCCGTGCCAGCTCACACCGCTCGTACACCTTGCCGCGGGGGAAATTCTTCGGCGGTGCGATCGGCCGCCTCGTGGTCGGTGGTGTGGGAACGATCGCATTTTCACCCTCCTCGAAGCACCCCTCGATCATGGTGTCGCTTTTCCCCCGGCAGTACGGTTGGTACACCGCCCAGGCGTTGTAACCATCGCCGGAAATGCGCGCATGCTCCTCGAAGATGAACTGCATGCAGCCAAGATCGTCGCTAAGGTCGGCGTCCCGCAGCTGGTCGCAGCTGATGCCACAAACCCAACCGCGACCGGGCGGCGAGCACCAGTACTCGTCGCTCAGCTGAAACATACCGTGGTACTGCACACCGTTCGGGCCGTACCCGAGCGCGGAACTGTTGAAGTTCGATTGATACTTGGCGATGCACACCCAGATTGCGGTTTGCTCCAGGGAAAGACCCTGTCGGTGAAGCTCTTGGGCTAGTTCGCAGCGTTCAAACACTTTGCCGGGGGACGAGCGTGTCTGGGGCACTCTCGTTGGTGCTGTGATGGCAGGTCGCGGGACCGTCACTGGATGGGCAATGTCCACCTCTTCTCCAAAGCAACCACGAACGAACGTATCCACCGCATCACGCTGACAGTAGGGCTTGTACACTGACCAGGCGTTAAACCCATCCCCAGACAGTCTCTGATGCTCTTCGTAGATCGTTTTTACGCATTGCACATCGTCACTGATGTCAGAATCCTTCAACGCATCGCAACTCACTCCACAAGCCCACCCATTACCCGGTGGAGAGCACCAATAGATATCACTTATCTGAAACAGCCCATGATCGCCACTTCCATCCGCATTGAGACGTCCCTCAGCTGATGTATTGAACCGACTCTCATGGTAAGCAATGCACACCCACGTAGCGACCTGCTCCTTCGGCAGGTGGAACTTGTGCAGCAAATCATTCGCCAACTCACAGCGATCGTACACCTTGCCAACCTCCGTCAAACTCTTCTTCGGGACGGTCGGAATGGTCGTTGGAGCAACAATCCCAGGCCTTGGTTTATTCTGCGTCGTTGGATGCGTTTCCCCTTCGAAGCAGTTGTGCACGAAGCTTGCTTCCCGTCCCTCGCAGTACGGTCGGTACACGGTCCACGCATGAAATCCATTGCCCGAAATGCGCTGATGCTCGTCGTAGATCGTCCTAACGCACCGCACATCATCAGCAATGTCATCGTCCCTCATGGCGGCACAAGTAACGCGACACGCTTTGCCCGGCCGACGGTCATCCTGCGAGCACCAGTAGATGTCACTGATCTGAAACAACCCATGATCGCCACTTCCGTCCGCATTGAGACGCCCCTCTGCGGATGTATTGAACCGACTCTCGTGGTACGCAATGCACACCCAGGTTGCGATCTGCTCCATTGGCATTCGATGTCGATCGCGTAGCTCCATCGCCAGCTCGCACCGTTCGTACACCTTCCCGACCGTCGCCTGCACAAGGTTCGCCTTTTTTGCCTTCGCGCGCTTGCGCTTAAAGTACTCCTGCACCCGCACAACCTCCTCATCGAGACAGTCCTCGAACGGGATCTTCCGAACCCCGCGGCATGCCGTTGCGTGGATCGGCCACGCAGCGAAACCATCGCCCAGCTCCCGCACGTAAGCCGCATGGACCTTCAGCATACACTCAATGTCATCGTCCAGCTCGTCATCGAGCAGCAGGTTGCACGTCGCCAGTCCACAGATCGAACCGTACCGGGCGCAAGCGTACCGGTCGATGAGCTGGAACAGCCCGTAATAGCCACTGCCGCCGTAATGTTTGAACCGCGCGTTCACGGCCGACCCGTTGTACGACGCACCCTGCTCGGCAATGCACAGCCAATCGGCGATCTGGTCTTCCGGGACGTGCTTGAGCGCTAGCTCGCGGGCCACTTCACAGCGCGTCCAGTGGCGCACGCTGCCCGCCGCGATGCTCACGATCACGCTCAGCACGACGATCAGGACGTGCGGCATCATATCCTAGCGGGGGCCGTTACTTTACCCACAGcatcacaaacacagacacacgccaggcacacacacgcgcacacaccaaACAGACACTCCGGAGACGCAGTCAATCGCGGTTAGTTGCGCAGCATAAACTAACTCTCGCTGCGGCAGCGAACGCGCCGGGAAGCTTGCGCATCGACTGTTTTTGCTGAGCGCATCTGCCGCTCTCGTGCTCGTTGCCTGATCGCTCGATGCTCACGGAGAGCCGACACTTTAGGACGGCGCTTTACGCAAGGGACGGTGCCGAGCTGGGTGTCTCTTTCAACAAGTCACTGAAATGAAGATCGAGTCCGCATGACGCCTGTGAGCTTTCGATTAGTGCGCTATTTTTGGCAGCTTTGCACAGCGGCGGAAGATCGTTCTGTCGTGAGTCGCGAATCTAACATATGATCGTTTGCTAGCGCCGTTCTCCTTCTCCTCAGGCAGTTCTTTAAATAGCAGTCACGACTTCTACCATTGACTCGTCGCGGTGTATTATGCTGAACCCTAACGGGTTTATAGGCGTCATTAGTAACACTTCGTTATCGTGCGATCGTCACGTCATCGATTAATAGGAGTTAATTAAGATGAGCCTAGCCGGGTTTCTGCTCTATTGATGGAAATCAGTTTGATCTCTGGCCATGTTGCGGATGGATAAGGTGGAACTACACTCATATCAGACGGGTGATCTTATCGGACAGGCGAATGGTCGAATAATACACGCGCCGACTCTTGTAAAGCTCGGACGTGGTTCGATTCCTATAAGAAGCGTACTCTCGATGGGGAATGATTTAGCGGAAAATATTAATCCTAAAGTTAGCCAACACATTGAGGTCAACAAGTGACTACGAAGATGTCATTTATGGTcatataaaaagaagaagaagaagaagaagaagaagaagaaaacgcaTAAAACCTTCGCTTTCGCCACCATCAGTTCCTACTTCCTCAATATTGCGCCTGTAAGATTGATGTCTCATAAGCCGTTCGTTTTCGTTTGCGCCTACCCTTTAGAATCAATGCAAATGGCGTCACATGTTGTCTTCTCCCCGTCCCTGTCCCCACTCTCTCCATCACGATAACGGCCTGACTTTGACTGACTCAATCAATAGGCATATAAAACCGTGAGTGATTAATTGACTGTTAattttttacgacttttgctttcgttcctGCTAGATGCACCGGTCGTTCTAACGCTTCCCCATATGCTGGGTGTTGCCGAGGAGTACACCGCACTGATTGACGGTATGGATCCTGAGCCGGAGCGGCATCAGATCTTCGTAGACGTAGAACCGGTAAGTAGAACCGAGGCCTGTGTGTGTCTCTAACAAACAACTAAACCCCTCTGTTGCCATACTTTACGGCTTAATGTTTCCTTTTGTATCTTTATTGCCATTTATTCAGTACACCGGGACACCGCTGAACGGTGGCAAAAGGGTGCAGTTCAACATGTTCCTGCGGCGGATCGATGCGATCAAGCTGACCGACCGGTTGCAGCCGACCCTGTTTCCGGTGATCTGGATCGACGAAGGTATCGCGCTGAACGAGGACATGGTGAAGCTGATCGACGACAGTCTGATGAAGGTGCTCAGCCTGCTGGACGTGGTGCAGTGGGTGCTGATCGGTGTGGGGCTACTGCTGGCCGTCCTAATGCCAACGGTGTACTTCGTGAAACGGTGCCGGGGCGAGGGTAGCCGAACGGTTAGCCCGGCCGTTACGGCCACCACGAGTGCAGCCAGCCTTTCGACGGTGGCGGGCGTTACGGGTGATCGAAGCAAATGACGCACGTCGCTTACTATGCTAAGTCTGGACTGATGAATCTAGCAGCGGCAGCCGCAGTTTTGGTAGCGGAGCCGCGATCGGCAGCGATCAAcatattaaaaaacaaaaggtgCCAATGAGATAGGTGTCAGGTGCAcctgtgcgtatgtgtgtgtatgaacgAATGTATGTAGAAATGCATCCCTAGGATCTACGAGAATGCGACGAATGCGTGTGACATGAATGTTTGAGCAAGGGATTTTGGTACGAGCAAAAAATCATGCGCTTCCTGGCCCAACGCACAAAACTCAAGAGCCTGAAACTCCGATGCCGTCCATTAATCAAAGGGGATTTCTGGGTCGTGGGTCTTGTGGGTTGGTCGTGTTTAAGGTAACGATCGAGTTTTACAAATAGCTACCAAACCGACCAATTGTACTTGCTTTCTTCTATATTTCGTTTCTGTTGTTCTTGTAATGAATGTGATTTATCGTAAGAACGTTATAGTAAGCaggaaataaaaactaaaaccatatttttcaataaaaatgcaaaaaacatAACCAAATGTGCTGTCTTTTATTAAATGCCTATATTATTTTACTAGCCAAGTTCACCAAGATGTTATATTAAGACACCACTTTTCGAGAAACGGTATTTTATTGTACTTGTTACCGCTCTCACGTTACAACAGAAGAGAAGAGCGATACCCACCACGTGCACACTTATATATCCTGTTGTGAGTGCCCTGCTTGGGCACTCCCTAGCTAATGAGTGTTTTATACTTAACGAAAACTACTTACAGTGCTACCTAAATTATGTCGACACAACAAAGATGTCTGTCAAGATCAACGAGGTTTGTATATCACACTTTGTGTGCTTCTGAAGTCTTCTCGATTGGATCAGTTTGTGGAGCCAGTAAcagtcgtcgtcatcgttgcTCTAAGTTACGATTCGTTCAAAATAGTTGTTGTGATATGTTGCGCTACTCAACAACGGCCAACAACGCGGGAAGGGTTTAAGCTTACGATGTAGGTAAAAACCGTGTATTCACTGATAATGTCGTTGCCCTTCTGCCTGTTCGTACCGAGTGCCCGACCGCCGCTCGGTTCCCGCTTGATGCCCTCTCATTCTCCCGAGAGACCCGACCtcctacactcacacatcacACGAAGACCCTTGCCTGTCGTCGGTGAGTGGCCTAATGTGTTAGGCAGGTTGGGCCataacatctccccctttaaAACACGAACGCGTCGAACCATCGCGGGGGTCTTCTATTCCTTGAAGACCGACGAGGTGAACGTAACATGGTAGTACTGGTCTCCGGGGGTGCCGTCCGCTCCGGGGAGAGTGGTTGAGGGAGAGGGTCCGAGCACGATCCTCCTGACGTATCGGTTAGTGGTAATTCATCGCTCACCAACGGAAGTTTCCATTCATCCAGTATAACATCAATGGGTAGTTGAATGGATTCGCTACCTGGCTGCAGTATCTGAGGGATGTCCTTCGATGCTCGCTTCCGCATTTGGTTTTGATGTCTTCGGAGCATTCTGCCATCTGACCCTTTTAGTTGATACATGACGTTCCCCAACTTACTTATCACTTCAGCCGATATCCATCTCCATGAATTCCGCCCATACACTTTTGTTAAAACAGCGTCACCTGGCATAAATCCTCCATAAACGATATTAGTTTCCCTTTCAATTACAGTTGGCGGGCGCAAAAGATCGAGGTGGGTTCTTACGGGAAACTTAACCATCAATTCCCCTGGCGTTTCATTCCCCTCAAGCGCCGGATTAGGCGTGGTACGATAAGACTGCAGAAAAGTGTCCAGCGCCTCATCTATAGACATGTCTCCTGTTTGTATCTTTCTTAATGCGCGCTTTAGGGTGTCTACAAACCGCTCTGCCTGTCCGTTGGACTGCGGATGAAATGGTGGCGTAGTTATATGTTGAATGCCGCGGCTCTCACAGAATTCCTTAAATGCATCACTTGTGAATTGCGGCCCATTGTCACTCACAATTGTAAGGGGCATTCCGAAACGTGCAAATAATCCTCGTAATATGGCAACCGTAGCTCGTGTAGTAGTTGTGGAAGTTTTTATAATTTCTGGCCACTTGGAAAACGCGTCCACCACTACTAGGAAGTAGGCGTCCTGAATTGGCCCAGCGTAGTCCACATGTAGTCGTTGCCAAGGGCCGGAAGGTTTCGGCCACGGTGCTGGTATTGCTTGAGGTGGTGACTTGGCAGCCGCTGCGCATAGTTCACAAGTAGCTACGTACTGTACTATTTCATTGTCCATCAGTGGCCAGTACACATAACTTCGCGCAAGCGATTTCATCCGTTGGATTCCTGGATGACCACGGTGGAGCTGTTCCAAGCACTGTGTTCGCAGGTCTGCGGGTATAACCAGCCTCTCCCCGAACAAAATGCACCCTTCAACCGTCGATAGTGCCTCTTTGCGGTCATGGAAACGCGCTAATTCCGAGCCGTAGCTAGTCTCACGCGGCCAGCCTTCTTGTATATAACGATAAACCTCTCGCAGCAAAGAATCCGATTGCGTACTTTGTTCTACGTCTCTAAAACAAAGAGGAGAGGAATTAATTATTGCATTCACTGCTACTGACCTTACATCTTCCTCCAAGCTAAGGCTGGCGATTACGTATTCGCGTTCCGGTTTCACGTGGTGTCTTATAAGCCGCGAGAGGATGTCTGCATTCCCGAAATGTCCTGATTGCACGTACTCAATAGTAAAGTCGTACAGCTGCATGGTCAGGGCAAATCGCTGCAATCTGGTAGCTGTATAGACGGGAATGCCTTTCTTCGAGCCAAAAATCCGGAGCAGGGGACGGTGGTCTGTTTGGAGTCTGAAATGACGGCCGTATAGCATCTTATGAAACTTGGTAACTGCATAAACGAGGGCCAAGCCTTCGCGATCAATCTGACTGTAATTAAACTCCGCCTTGGTCAGCGCTCGTGAAGCATGCTGTATAACCTTAACGCTTCCATCTGGAAATTTATGGCTAATAGTAGCTCCGATTCCAACGGATGAAGCGTCTGCTGATACAATTATTTCTGCCGTAGGATCGTAGTGTGTTAATAGCAGCTCTGATGACagtatttctttaaatttcTTGAAAGCTGCTTCGCATTCTGTTGtccatttaaattgtttttcgttctttAGAAGATTATCAAGGGGGAATCTTAGATCGCACATCATTGGAACAAATTTTCCATAATAATTAATTGCCCCTAGGAAAGATCTAACTCCGGCAATATCGGTGGGGGCTGGTAAATTCTGTATAGCGCTAATCTTTTCAGGGTCAGGACGTATTCCCCTGCCATCGATTACATGCCCGAGATATTTAATCTGACACATTTTAAACACACATTTGTCAGGTCGTAATGTGAAACCAAATTCCTCAATTCGTTTTAGTACAAGATTTAGCGTATTATCATGGTCTTTATCTGACATGCCTCCAATTATGAGATCATCCATATAGCCGCAAACTCCTGTTATTCCTGCCAACATGGTATCAATCAGTTGTTGAAATGCTGCTGGGGCTATTTTTATGCCGGGCGGTAGACGGTTGTAGTGGTATAGCCCACGATGGGTATTTATTGTTAGCAGCGGGCGAAATTTTTCATCAATCTGCACCTGAAGAAAAGCATCGGAGAGATCAATCTTACTGAAAATTTGGCATCGGGCTAACTTAGCAAAAATGTCCTCTGGCAGTGGAAGCGGGTACTCATGTGGTCGTAGGATGTCATTCAGCCCTGTCGAGTAATCACCGCAAATCCTGATTTTTCCATTTGCCTTCCGTACAACCACTATAGGGGCGGCCCAATCCGAGTAATCCACGGGAGTAATGACTTTCAGGGCTTCCAAACGGTCCAGTTCTTCATCGACAGTCTGTAGCATTGCATAAGCCACGGGGCGCTTAGGACGAAATACAGGGTGACTGTCctcttttatttccaattttaTGCGCGATTTTAAACAAAGCCCCATGCCCTTGAAAACTGTCGGAAAACGCTTCTCCCATACTGACTCAGGTGTACTCACCGCATCGATGTTACTACAGAACTGGTCCATCGGGATTGATCCGAGCTCAAAAGCTTCCACCACGTCCGCTCCCAGCAGGAAAAGGTTGGCCCGTGCGACTCGGATTGTTGCCTGTTGAGTTCTAAAAGCGATGGTTATTGATGCATCAAACTCACCCTTTAGTTGCAGATAATTTTGCGAGGCTGTCTTCGCTTTTACTGTTGCTGCCATCAAAGGAGGCTGTCCGAC encodes the following:
- the LOC1276390 gene encoding sensory neuron membrane protein 2 isoform X2, which codes for MVQCTLIWAGIGAMMAVSGALLGWVVFPRAVHEKVIEATELRQGTDQYKRWEALPQPLDFKVYIFNVTNPYEVMQGRRPKVVEVGPYVYFQYRQKDNVRFSRDRSKVHFSQQQMYVFDAESSYPLTENDELTVLNMHMNSILQIAEDETYDSLRLINVELNRIFGRPDTMFLRTTPKQFLFDGVPFCVNVIGIAKAICKEIEKRNTKTIRTMPDGSLRFSFFSHKNMTDDGMFTINTGIKDPSRTQMIELWNGRTTLDVWNNRSSGLSSSCNKIHGTDGSGYPPFRTGVERMTIFSTDICRTVDIKLTGSSSYEGIPALRYEIDNNFLHEIGPEYGNDCYCVNKIPKSIVKSNGCLYKGALDLSNCFDAPVVLTLPHMLGVAEEYTALIDGMDPEPERHQIFVDVEPYTGTPLNGGKRVQFNMFLRRIDAIKLTDRLQPTLFPVIWIDEGIALNEDMVKLIDDSLMKVLSLLDVVQWVLIGVGLLLAVLMPTVYFVKRCRGEGSRTVSPAVTATTSAASLSTVAGVTGDRSK
- the LOC1276389 gene encoding uncharacterized protein LOC1276389, which translates into the protein MMPHVLIVVLSVIVSIAAGSVRHWTRCEVARELALKHVPEDQIADWLCIAEQGASYNGSAVNARFKHYGGSGYYGLFQLIDRYACARYGSICGLATCNLLLDDELDDDIECMLKVHAAYVRELGDGFAAWPIHATACRGVRKIPFEDCLDEEVVRVQEYFKRKRAKAKKANLVQATVGKVYERCELAMELRDRHRMPMEQIATWVCIAYHESRFNTSAEGRLNADGSGDHGLFQISDIYWCSQDDRRPGKACRVTCAAMRDDDIADDVRCVRTIYDEHQRISGNGFHAWTVYRPYCEGREASFVHNCFEGETHPTTQNKPRPGIVAPTTIPTVPKKSLTEVGKVYDRCELANDLLHKFHLPKEQVATWVCIAYHESRFNTSAEGRLNADGSGDHGLFQISDIYWCSPPGNGWACGVSCDALKDSDISDDVQCVKTIYEEHQRLSGDGFNAWSVYKPYCQRDAVDTFVRGCFGEEVDIAHPVTVPRPAITAPTRVPQTRSSPGKVFERCELAQELHRQGLSLEQTAIWVCIAKYQSNFNSSALGYGPNGVQYHGMFQLSDEYWCSPPGRGWVCGISCDQLRDADLSDDLGCMQFIFEEHARISGDGYNAWAVYQPYCRGKSDTMIEGCFEEGENAIVPTPPTTRRPIAPPKNFPRGKVYERCELARELYYRHGLPYDQIATWVCIAHRESSYNVSAIGRLNADGSEDHGLFQISDIYWCSPPGKGWVCGLSCADLEDNDLTDDVECMRTIYEEHTRLSGDGFNAWAVYRPYCKGRADRYIDGCFEDPDDTTTTTTAAITTMPTTTRSRTTRSRTSTTKLPRWSTVPRTTTITATTTTKVRSTQRQTVKTSRPSTVSTTVPPSTTSLYEFYLNNFGRRPAVSTAAPVYTFKPFASRLRATESTATESSSTLSTATTTLPPVVTTAKFSDFNRWFQAG
- the LOC1276390 gene encoding sensory neuron membrane protein 2 isoform X1, producing MVQCTLIWAGIGAMMAVSGALLGWVVFPRAVHEKVIEATELRQGTDQYKRWEALPQPLDFKVYIFNVTNPYEVMQGRRPKVVEVGPYVYFQYRQKDNVRFSRDRSKVHFSQQQMYVFDAESSYPLTENDELTVLNMHMNSILQIIDNQAKETITNFRSDVNNTLEKIPVVRVIKRIIERTTPIQSILQIAEDETYDSLRLINVELNRIFGRPDTMFLRTTPKQFLFDGVPFCVNVIGIAKAICKEIEKRNTKTIRTMPDGSLRFSFFSHKNMTDDGMFTINTGIKDPSRTQMIELWNGRTTLDVWNNRSSGLSSSCNKIHGTDGSGYPPFRTGVERMTIFSTDICRTVDIKLTGSSSYEGIPALRYEIDNNFLHEIGPEYGNDCYCVNKIPKSIVKSNGCLYKGALDLSNCFDAPVVLTLPHMLGVAEEYTALIDGMDPEPERHQIFVDVEPYTGTPLNGGKRVQFNMFLRRIDAIKLTDRLQPTLFPVIWIDEGIALNEDMVKLIDDSLMKVLSLLDVVQWVLIGVGLLLAVLMPTVYFVKRCRGEGSRTVSPAVTATTSAASLSTVAGVTGDRSK